The Strix aluco isolate bStrAlu1 chromosome 34, bStrAlu1.hap1, whole genome shotgun sequence genomic interval TGAGGCAAGAGGAATCCCACCTCCTGGGGGGTTGTGGCAGGCCTTAAATAGCATTAGCAATAGAAATGCAGGATGAGATGCCTCAACTGACTCAGCTGAATCCCTTCCCTCAGCAGGAGTAAAGAAGATCTTTGTCCATCATTGTCAGGGTGTCCTGtctaattataagaaaaaaaaaatgtgttttttagaCCTAACTCTGATGGCAGAAATGCCACTGCTGGAAAGAGTGTCTCTCCCCACCTGCGGGAGGGAACATAAGTGATTTCTTCAGCCTGTGTCACAACAGGTTCCTCTGGAGCCCGAGGGACACCCAGAGAGAGCCCAGAGGGGACAGAGAAAGTGCCACCTTGGGCTTGtcctctgctgcggagctgggccgggctcctgggacggagggagctgagggcaagtggtcagcgctgcagagagacagctctgcccaggagcagctcctctgcaaagtgcagcagggctgagggcactgcctgcaggcaccgagggcagaggagccgggcacagagaggggaaaggcagacggcagtggcaggatgctgagagctcactggaggagaaatcttcgcagcccttgacacagtaagtctctgggtgcagggcaatgcagctgcaggtggtggagggatgtggtgaagccggcacagccgccaggaatgtccctggtgtctggaggaggaggccgtgctccagagcagggcttccctgctgcactgtcagagggacaggccatggcggctgccttctcccggggacggctgcaggggtgtgcaggcgtgggtgcagccaggggtgcccagggctgtccttgagagcagggtccctgcagcccaggggctgtgtgctggggcagggactctgccaggcgcctgccagggtcagcactcagcctgcccggggagctgcccacggcgctgtggggagaagctgtgtggggaaggagagacccccagcagggcagggtccttctactgtggagagggtgctgcgtgGTTccgggctgctcacagctccacatCACCCCTAGGACATATAGTGAGAGCCTTTTTGAAGAAGTACATCAAGGCAGCATTTAACTGAAAGGGAAAGTGTCTGTGCTTTGATTATTCCCCTGTTCATTGCCTGAGTAGACGCAGGGAGATGggaatttatttctccattctgGATAAGGTACTGAGACCCCAGTTCTCCTTAGCAGTTGTTTATACTGTTCCTAAgactgtgcacacacacagagatgtccctgggcagggccctgctgccaggaggggtccACAAGGCAGAGGtgagcacacagcgggtgggatggggactgtgagcactgacaggcaGGAGACTTAGAGACAAACAGCTCCCAGGTGTGACAGTTCCAGGCAGCAGAAACATGGGCAGGATTGTGAGGGAGTTCCTACCAGTAATGCTGTGGGAGGATGGTGACTCTTTGCCATCCCCTGCAGTGCAGGCACCTTCACTGAGCAACtccctggtctcctctcccacccagcagagcGCCCCGCCATTAATGTCACAGGGACATGGTGATGAGTTGCCCTCCCAGCAGCCTgacaacagaggaggagaaatgcaTGAGTGCCCAGCGTTGTCTCCCTGTCCTGCCTTCCTTGGCATGAGCACTTTGGCGtgttcccctcttctccctgctgtccTTCTTCTTACCGCTGTACTCACTGGTGTGGAGGGGGAGGCCTCAAGCACAACTCAGACACTGGCACTGTGGGTTCTGTTGTGCCGATGGATCTGAGGAAAAGCATCTCAGTCCTCTGCTTTAATCTGGGACTCCGGTCATCGCAGTGGGTGGGGTGGGCAATTTGCCCCTCCCTTCTTGACATGACAATTTTGTCTTTTCAACTCCTTCCCTTGGGGGTCCTCcttggctgcaggctgccctccagAAGGGAACAGCTGACCCATGGCCTTCTGAGTTCTCTAGAAACCCCCTGGAGAAGACATCTTGGTGTTAAGTACATGGAAATGCTGCTGGGCGGCTGCATGTGGGCAGTTGTAAAGACTCCTCTGTGTccctggctgggaggggagagctgagATCCTCTGCGCTCAGCAGGGTCCAGTTTCTTTTGCAGGGAACACCTGAGGGCGATTGTCCTTCAGCTCAAATAGGTGCAGGCACAAGGCAGCTGTGGATAGGACTGATGGACACAGCGGCTGTCCTCACTGTGCACGAAGAGACAAGCCCTTTTTCTTTAAGGACCCACAAGATTCCACCATGGAGTGCAGCAGAAATGCCAAGGATCTCTGCCTTTAAAACACTCCTCAGGCGTGGTGGGGCCACTAGAACagactaaacaaaacaaaacccctgcaACTCTGCTCTGCAATTGGGTGAATTGGGaggataaatattaaaaagtcttTGTTATCAGATGACCCCATGTTCATATTTGCCTGCTGTTTTAGCATAGCACTGACTcctccagagcctgcagcagagaCCCCTGCTCCCTTGGGTACCCTCATGAGTTGGACCTAACTAAGGTTTCCTGAAAGAGGTGAAGCTGTTTGGGGGGGATCTGTGAGAAGTGGAGAATGTTTTGTTCAGACAAGTCCACTTTAACTTCtcactgttttttcctccatgtatAGATCCCCAtgttcagaggaagaaaatgtccaacagcagctccatcactgaattcctcctcctggcattcacAGAcagacgggagctgcagctcttgcacttctggctcttcctgggcatctacctggctgccctcctgggcaacggcctcatcatcaccgccatcgcctgtgaccaccacctgcacacccccatgtacttcttcctcctcaacctctccctcctcgacctgggctccatctccactaccctccccaaagccatggaaaattccctctgggacaacagggacatctcctacCTGGGATGTGCTGGCCaggtccttttctttctcttttttatctcAGCAGAACTTTCCCTCCTCACCATCATGGCCtatgaccgctacgttgccatctgcaaacccctgcactacgagactctcctgggcagcagagcttgtgtccacatggcagcagctgcctggggcactgggtttctcactgctgtgctgcacacggccaacacattttcactaccactctgcaaGGGGAATgctgtggaccagttcttctgtgaaatcccacacatcctcaagctctcctgctcacactcctacctcagggaagttgaGTTTATCATGTTTGGTGCCTTTTTAGcatttgggtgttttgttttcattgtggtgtcctatgtgcaggtATTCaaggccgtgctgaggatcccctctgagcagggacggcacaaagccttttccacgtgcctccctcacgtggctgtggtctccctctttatcagcactggcATGGTTGCTTACCTGAAGCCcccttccatctcctccccatccctggacttggtggtgtcatttctgtactcggtGGTGCCTCCAgtagtgaaccccctcatctacagcatgaggaaccaggagttTAAAGAGACTTTGAAGAAGCTGATTCAATCAGCTGCTTCTCGGCACCATTAACCTGCCCATGTCTCTTCAGAGGTGATTTCACGTTCATCACGGGAACCTCTTGTGCTTTGGCCATTTTATATCTGATAACATTGTTTGTCCATGTCTGCACCCACTCCACTTCAACAGAAGCGTGAACCAGCCTGTCTGACCCAGAGGTATCTTCTTGTGTGTCTGGCACGATGGTACAGCTGGCCTCCCATGTGACATCTCTGAAATAAAGGGATTTCCTCAATGTCTGGAGGTTGGGCTCTTCTTGCaaagctgaggtcaggctgaagAAATTGCCCCAACAATGCCATGCTGCTTTGCTCAGGTTCTCCATGGGAGGAGGGCATGAGGCGATGTGTTAGGGAACAGGCCTGGGTTGAGCCTTCCCCTGTGGGTGCCTCGCAGATGGTGAATGATCACAGGGATCTGCCTGGGACTGTCACCCCATGGCTTTTAGGCACCAAAGCCTACtcactctgcagagcagcaccaccagctcagGGCCCTGTGCAGAGCATGGGGACAGGGTTGGAGTGGCAGGTCAGGTCACTATGGAAACATTTCAGTAGTGAAAGGCTCTCTGGGGGCACGGACATCTCCGgagaagagcaaaaaagaaactcagtgcttccatggggaaaaaatgacCAAGAACAACCTATTTCTCTCGGGGCAAGTTTCTCTATTGCTGGGGCAACTGGAGAAGCCTGAAGTGCCTCTGGGACAGGAGTCTTTCccagggagaggggctggcacAGAGGGGCTTGCTGGGAGTGGACGATAAGGAAGTTTTGGAGACAGGAACAGGGGACACAGAGAGACACTGGCCTCTGTCTCCTCATGCCATGTGTggccctcagccctggggctggtggggaggctgAGACACCTCTCATTTCTTCATTTACTCCCCACACTTGGATGGACCTCATAAAACTACCATGAGCCTGGAGGAAGCACAAACCTCCTGGGCTGAGATCCCATTGCTGtaggggaagcagaagggtttgtGGGACACATGGGATTGCAGGGCGAgagaggtgtgtgtgtgtcagtgtgtgtaAAAGGCAGCAAGAAAATGGGAAGTAGCAGCGGGTGGGAGAGCATCCCACTGAGGTGAAATATGTTGAGTTTTGATTTTGatgcaggagaagaaagaggagaatgtgcagttcagtgctgggacaGAGTATTCAAGTGAGGCTGGGGGCTGGGACATCTTTGGTGATGGAGGAGTATTAGCAGGGATTTCGAAGAAGCTGCAGAGGTTATGGGGATCTCACATACTTTGGCAAATCTCAGAAAATGAGCTTTGTGTTTGAAGAAATATTGAGGACAGAGAGTCATCAGTAAATGTTGGGACGGCATGAGGTCAGAGTGAGGTGCAGAAGCAGGGGTGGTGGTTAAGATCTGCAAAGGATATGGGCAGGCATAGGAAagtgtgggacagcctgtggtggggatGGAACCTTGGTTGAGGCTGGGACCCCCAACAGAACTGAAACCCTTGTCCTTTCAAGTATGGCTGCTGTCTTTT includes:
- the LOC141917172 gene encoding olfactory receptor 14A16-like, which gives rise to MSNSSSITEFLLLAFTDRRELQLLHFWLFLGIYLAALLGNGLIITAIACDHHLHTPMYFFLLNLSLLDLGSISTTLPKAMENSLWDNRDISYLGCAGQVLFFLFFISAELSLLTIMAYDRYVAICKPLHYETLLGSRACVHMAAAAWGTGFLTAVLHTANTFSLPLCKGNAVDQFFCEIPHILKLSCSHSYLREVEFIMFGAFLAFGCFVFIVVSYVQVFKAVLRIPSEQGRHKAFSTCLPHVAVVSLFISTGMVAYLKPPSISSPSLDLVVSFLYSVVPPVVNPLIYSMRNQEFKETLKKLIQSAASRHH